ataaaacttgcctgaattaggacaagggaaagtccaatccacgcgataaaactcgccgaattaggacgaccaagttcggtcaaagcagtttacctcataagaccgaggacgaccatgtctagtcaaagaggtttactgcataagaccacttcggttaactgggaaagtccgatccacgcgataaaactcgccgaattaggacaagggaaagttcgatcccggcgacgaaaatcgccaaattagaacacaaagacgagtccggtcaaagatgtttatttcatcagaccaaagacgagtccggtcaaagatgtttatttcatcagaccaaagacgagtccggtcaaagatgtttatttcatcagaccaaagacgagtccggtcaaagatgtttatttcatcagaccaaagacgagtccggtcaaagatgtttatttcatcagaccaaagacgagtccggtcaaagatgtttatttcatcagaccaaagacgagtccggtcaaagatgtttatttcatcagaccaaagacaagtccggtcaaagaagtttacttcataagaccgaggacaagtacgatgaaattttttcgctaagctgtaaatacacagtgttagaagcgaaaacaaaaacaaaatttcattttcaaatcttgttcggcacacaactccgctaccctacaaaatggcgttacgctattacaaaggactattctactgtccagggttgctgaagttaagccacctatctgcaaaatcctctggaagccgatttcggttgttccgagcagatgaagaataagcaggtcgacgagatgctatcctcgacccaacgcctcttccccgagctcgagaagtcctaacacctcggcgatgaagagtctctgcaataagcatctgctgatcttgctcgctcatagtcacaactcctcggcgaatttcagtccgtccctgtcttgacgattccggttgctcctgagcccgttctcgtcttgacgtttccggctgttccggagttcgttgttggctgggagtaggattttgaacaagggaaccagaggtttgatctggagtgcgagcatctgttggcgcgatatgccgaaggaatctttctatggaggggcgccgagaaagaacaatgttgtaccgagaagcccagcgccgcaatgatgtcacgacttgttggcaagccgagctctccagcgcattgttcctccggagtacattatattcctcccacagttcgtcaactcgactctgaacatctgatatggtcattcccccgcgcacacggatgtaatcctcatacgcagtcctctcagcaatggccgtattcagctcggcctccagatctttcttatcggactctaagtccttgatatcggcctccagcttcactaaacgagccagaagctcgtcattcttcgtctgatcggctatagctcttctctcagcttcgtccaaagccgaagagtacagccgtttccagtgaagtatctccatctccttgggtacaaagcagctatattagttcggcagctataccgagcagatagtaaaatacaacaggaataaaggcgagtacgaaaagctatacgaagacaaatgtagagaatttttcattcacaaggaaaattttttacactagggcttcaaggccattttacaaggaagaaactagactaagagaagggagacgaaatcatactccgcctgcttcgtctccggctcctcggtctggtacagcttccttctcctgggctacctcagcctcggcctcgcctcctgccggcctcgcctccgcctcctgatcggcctccttctccggatgcccggcctgatcgacttcggcctcccgctccagcggctcggcctcaccctctccgttgtaagtcgaagcgggtgaaacgggtcccacggaggcaaagatagcctccaggttctcgtcccgatcagctcgacaactccggactcggtctgcagaaagcaggaccgaagatgaagcgagctcctcaaggagcggcagattctgaagccgagctgctatctctcggctgtacagaggcagcacgacgtcggccccctgctcgcccttatcggcaattagccttaccaggctaccgacaaaggccgagaactggctgctcaaaaagagtttctccgtgtaaacacggagagcctccccttgggaaaccacggcagcagcatcgctccgcttcgcctgctctcgctggatgacgagctggtttttggcaaactgagcttcatcctgggccgaaatcctagcagctctggctttctcaaagttcgcctcagcctgctcggcccggtgacaagcagccgccaatttcctctgcatctcagcatagtcgtggGACGCCTTGGagagttcgactgcgacgagcttggagagcatatcgttcctctgaaaatggataaggaaaaaagtcaacagagggcaccaaaaatacaggacagaagccaagccaaagaatcaaggagacaattcacctcggcgaagtccgtgggccataaaaatggctcacagatatgctccgaaggaggcgccaagaccacgtctttctctggcgcccttgggggcttctgggtcttccccttcttgcttgccgaagtcgactccggcttctttggacctgaagaggtcttttgcctcttcggattcttctcggcatcaggcgccgagctggtagccttctctttctccggctcctcaagctcggaggactttcggatagccttattcagcatgaacactgccaaaaagcaagaaaacaaggttagttttcttcgttaaagcagtagagcataaagataaagagaaatcctcaccctcggcctcttcgtccgaagacgagatattgaacacgaggtcgcccttgacgagctcagtttccgaatactgtttcctaatcataggaatcttattgagctcgccctcgagctcggccaacggttctaaccgaggatggggaatcacggacttcggccttctccaaggaaagcccggagccgaagtcctattataaaaaaagaaacggttttgccatttcggccacttggttttgcagaaggccctaaaaggctgtaaggggatcaagtaaaaccaagatcccttccttttaaactggaaaaaattaaggattgccctcagagacagatccttatctagcctacgcagttcggcagcaaaagccgataagtgcctccaagagttcggagtcacctgacctaaagggagttgaaaaaaatcaagaagctctacaaaaggtgggggaagaggaaaacgaagcccgcattctaagcaggcttcgtaaacggtggcataaccctccggcgggtcgttagccctatgatcatcgtcgggaaccaccgccttccccccaggtaaaaaatatttctcgtgaagggatatcacagtatccttactcaagatactgtgaaaatactctacggtcttctccccggattctttccggctagaagaccccttatcccctttcctaccgctacccgacaccgaagaagaagaagaagacatttttcttactttttgaaagtgaagaaagtctgaagaagctcttgaaagcggaagaaaatttctcgagaaagagagagtatagaagacgcaacagcaaaggtgttcaaatgaggaagaaagagcatatttatcagaatcggcgaagatttcaaaatcgtcgcaccgtttcgaatcccaccttttcaggattcaacggccggattttactgtcgcatttaatgcagtcacatgcaaggcacgtcccctgacgtcagcctcccccgtacctttatccagaatgccgaagtgactcgcttcgccgaagtgattcacttcgtctttcgggggggggtagtgatggggtacgaactaaacaagcccaaagcccaaggaagagtatgagttcggcattaccaaagagttcggaggagttcggcattaccaaagagttcggcctcagcctacagctcggtaaaagccaaccaatcaagctctgctctcaggtcggcatcaagctctactctcagatcggcaaccaaagcagttcggtctcagtattcgaccgaacaaggagttagtggacccatacaggatgtccaacacacccactaccacgtgatgtcagttcaggccacgatcgtaggccatgacctacgcttcacccacgatcttaggccataacctacacgacatccacgacttggggtggtgatgcaagccatgatctgagttcattatataaatagaacttagatctgatagaggaggttagaatctctctagagaaataatcatatagcaagtctgtgttgtaagttGTAATTCGCAgctcaagcaatacaaacctgcccccatctctccccgtggacgtagatttacctcagtaaatcgaaccacgtaaaattctctgtgtcgtaatttatttttacgagcatttatcatcatcaaaaattcgcggaatcatcagtatgtgtgtgtgtgattttgTTTGAATTAATAGTGTTTTATTATGTAGGTTAGACAATCTTATTCTTTTTATGTTTGATGATTCTTGAATGTTCTGAGCGTGTGTGATTTGTGTTGTGGTCATTTTTGATGATAAAGTTTGGTTCTTGAAATGCTCAATGAGGAATCTTTGTGATATGTATTGACACGATAGAAATTTTGTCTAACTTTGTGACTTTATGAAGTTTTTTGAAGGCTGTGGAAGATGGATGTCTTAGTTTTTGATGATAAATTTTGGTTCTTGCATTACTCAATGAAAGATATTTGTGATATGTATTGGCATGATAGAAATTTTGTCTGAATTTGTGACTTTTGAAGTTTTTTGGAGGCTGTTGAAGATGGGATGTTTTACTTTTGGTATGGTTTTATGGCCTTAAACTTGATCATTAAGGCGGTAGAGAAATTTTATTTGAGTTTGGGTGATTGTTTTTGCTTCTTTAGTTTGATTTAGAGTAGATGATTGTTGTGGTTAAATTTTCAGGAGTAGATTTCAAGATAAAGCTGCTAACTACTGCTGGAAAAAGACTGAAACTTACAATTTGGGATACAGGTATAACTCCTCCTTCATTATAACTGTGAATTATAAAAACCTTAATGTTGGggtaatgtttttttttgtgactAAATTTTGATTTGAATTAGTACAATCAGTCAATCAGAATGGAGATGGTTTTGTAGAACCCTTCAAGTAATTTTTTTCAGTTTTGGCATATTACTGTAATTAACAAGGATTGATGTTCTTTGCTCAGATAATAAGGATGAATGGGAAATTGGGATTTAATAGGTTTATGTTGGGTGAGAATTCAGCTTTGTGGTTGAAGTGTCTTTTCTATAGGGTCTGGTAATTTAGTTGAAAGTGTTGGTCATTTTTATGACCATTTAACTTCATATAATGACTAATGTGACACTGAATTTTGTCAGAGATTTAGAATGGATTTCATAATTTTAACTCCTATGTTAATGGGACCAGTGTGCCAAACTTTGTAGAAAACACTTCATTTCTATGATGAACTTGTGATTGAGAAGCCAGACTCGAAACATTAATTACGAATGCATTTGTTAGGTACACCAAAAAAGGATATGGAATTAGATTAAAGAGCTCATTGATTGAAGTCGTTTTCATACTTCCCCTGGTTCAATGGCAACCGTGTATTCtgtttttatttctatttttattttttttaacttgtcATATGTTAAGAACTCATGCATAAGCGTATGATTACATTATTGCAATGCAGCCGGGCAGGAAAAGTTTGGGTCATTAATTAGTTCATACTACCGAGGAGCACATGGTTTCATCCTTGGTACGGCACTCTAGTTTGGTTGTTGGTGCCTTCTTTCTCTTATGATAGTGAAGAATTTCGAATAAACTCTGCATTCCTCTGCAGTCTATGATGTAACAAGAAGAGAGACCTTTACAAGGCTATCGAAGACTTGGGTCAAGGAGTTAGAGCGTTGCTGCACCGATCCTGATTGTATCAAGATACTAGTTGGCAACAAAGTTGATAGGGTAAGTTACGTACACATCTGTTTATGCTGTGTATCGTGCCTTTCTAAACGTCCTATTGATGGATGGCTGTTTTCAGGAAAACGAGAGGGCTGTTACCATGGAAGAGGGGATGGCTCTTGCACAAGAGCACGAGTGTTTGTTTTTCGAGTGCAGCGCCAAGACTCAAGCAAATGTGAAGCAATGTTTCAAAGACCTCACGCTTAAGGTTTTTTTCACTTATCAAATCGAAAACGTTCCATCATCTCATTGCCTTACGTTCCTGCACGTTTATTTTTCTACAGATACTGGACGTACCGAGCTTGCTGGAGAAAGGATCTACGCCCGTAAATGTGAAGAACCAGATTTTGAAGCAAAAGCATGTTGGAGACAATGGAAATTGCTGCTCCTAGTTGAAAACTCAGCGTTGCTTCGAACTAGCTCGGGTTTTTGCATGTTCCCTTCGACTCAAATATGATGATAATCTGTTTTTTGGACTAAAACAGTTATCATCCCTTGGTTGTATGTAAATTTAAGGTAGTTTGTTTCATTAcattagtttaatcttttgcaAGCTGGCAGTTTTGGACACCCCAAAGTTCCATGAAGGAATCATATTTGTATATCTGTAAAAAGTGCATCATAATGTATATTCCCTGTAATTTATCACTTCTATTTATCACTCCACATTGCTTTGCTTGAGCAGTTGGTGCTtgttatttttcaatatttttcagTGTTGATTTTTATGCTTGCTCTTAGTAAACGTGGACTGGGCCGCCACGGCCCATGGAAGGTCCGAAGGAGCCCTTGGGCTTAAGTACATCCCGATAAAATTTCAGCCCAATATTGTATGAATACTCGTTTTGGCCTTGTGGGCTCGGAACTTGTTGTGCTGGCCCAATAGTTCGACTTAATTGTTTTACTTACAATTAGTATAATCCATCgaaattgaattataaaaaattataaaaaaaatactagcaaTAACTTGTATTATGCGGAGGATACCAATTTCGAATATGCGAATTTCAGTACTGAATACCTCAACTAAGATCCATATATTgtgggaaaaaaaatactatctcttaacaaaaaaaaagtttgtataaaaaagaaaactaacaaCATGCAATCACTATATCTGAAGAGGAAACCCTCAATAAGTCAATATGAACAGCATTCATCTGTTATTTCTACTAGTGGAAACCTTGTTTCTTCTAGATTTTGTGAATGGATGTTTCTTGACGAAAAAGCATTCTATTTATGTCGTTAGCCATCTTCCATCGAATTCTGCACCACTGAACATTCATTGTGCATCTAAAAATGACGATATTGGAAATCATGTCCTATATGCTAATCAAGATTTTCACTGGGATTTTTGTGAGAATTTTTTCCCGGGTACGTTAttcttttgtcatttttggtggGGATCAAAGGAAAAAGCTTTCGAAGTTTATAACCAGGGTAAGTATGGGTCAACCGCGCACCAATACTGGTGGATTGTGAAGAGCGATGGTATTTATTTCAGCAATCAGACCCAACtgacttcattaaataaaatatatgattgGAATACTTAGGGGTCACACTTGGGAATAAGGAATTTGTGCTTGATTTCACACTACCCTTGCAATGTAggagtagtacttttttttattgctTTACAAATCAATGTTTTATTATCTGTTTCAGTCTTTCTAGTTGATTTCATGTAGAACTTAGTCATTATCAGTTCAATTTAAATTTGCAATTCTGCAAGAATATATGTATGTTGCATTATGTCACAATCACTTTATATAACAAAAGTCCAGTTACTGCCATTTCCATTTGAGTGTAATACTTAACAAAAagcattatataaaaaaatcttaGGTTTTCGAAAGAGAAGACGAGCCCAGTAATGAAGATGTTTAGAAATAGTGATTTAGAAATAGGTAGGATGTCGCCACagcaatttaaataattaagcagtgtgttttattttctctctgtGTAATGTTCAATTGATAATGAAAATAGTATTGTCTTGATTTTGAATTGTGCTGGTCAGTCCTACAGCCCAATGCCTTTTActtagggctgacaatttttggcaCGACACGAACCCGCACAGAAATAATGGGTATGTGTcaaagcttattgggttcgtatCCTTATcatgtcgacacgataacgacacgaaaatttcatgtcgtgttcgtgttacacgttaagaaataatgttatcattattttatttattttaaaatttaaagtatGTTTAGTCTAATGGAGTACTTAGTATTAGCGTGAAAatagatttttcatttttcgtaTTATTATAGTGTTGTTATTGTGTCGtgtcatatatgtgttgttatcgtgtcgtgttgacccgaagtggttcgtgtcgtgGTTCGTGtcgtggttcgtgtcgttaatgagttttcttaacgggtcgtgttcgtgtttgttgttatagTGTCGTGtcattatcgtgtcgacacgataacgacacaacacgcacgatttgccatcCCTACTTTTACTGAATTTGGGCTGTAATTTAGGATTGGTGGGCTTCTGCTGGGTGCTTATTTTGGGACTTTGTTTGTGTAGtcctttaattaaaattattttaattagccCAATAAAAGTATTTAATcgtaaatattaatttaaaaaaggtACTGTATGTGATTAATTAAATAGCATACCGAAATTGTGTTCTAGTTCTACTCAATTATGTTTATTAAAAGGCagagtataaaattaaaagtaataTTGATGAGAATGAATTTATCTGGATATGGTGATCCAAATACTTATTGCATTTCATATCTACATGACTATATTATTCTAACAATAAAAAAGGAGTTAGGATTTCAGGCTTTCTCATACGAACGGAGAGAGTTTTACATTAGAAAAGCCATTTCGCACATAGGCCATAGCTCACGTGAATAATAGTAGTAAGAAAAGGGATACATGGATTTATGtgaatacatatttttaaacaCGCGTACATATGAAATGTAGACCCTTAGCGAAGGAATGGACTTGATAAATCAACAACAAACTTTTGGAAATATGTCGTTCAAAAATGGTTTTCTATGCTAACAGcaaaattgtgggatttatatATCACTAACACATCTAACTGAAAATTTTATCTGATGGTTTTTGTTGACTTGTAGGTTTTATTTGTGTAATATCTGTTTACTCGAATATAGTCAGTCCAAATATCTATCTGAATTTCTATATTTAGTCCATGA
This portion of the Salvia splendens isolate huo1 chromosome 10, SspV2, whole genome shotgun sequence genome encodes:
- the LOC121751180 gene encoding ras-related protein RABC2a-like gives rise to the protein MGSKKSSCGVNYDYSFKVLLIGDSGVGKSSLLLSFISNFQQFPHDLSPTIGVDFKIKLLTTAGKRLKLTIWDTAGQEKFGSLISSYYRGAHGFILVYDVTRRETFTRLSKTWVKELERCCTDPDCIKILVGNKVDRENERAVTMEEGMALAQEHECLFFECSAKTQANVKQCFKDLTLKILDVPSLLEKGSTPVNVKNQILKQKHVGDNGNCCS